The Lentzea guizhouensis genome contains a region encoding:
- a CDS encoding DEAD/DEAH box helicase: MTALTDRLTSIADEDELFDTFSGWAAERGLELYPAQEEAVIELVSGANVILSTPTGSGKSLVAIGAHLVAMAGNQRSFYTAPIKALVSEKFFALCEVFGPENVGMMTGDASVNDQAPIICCTAEILANIALRDGVTADVGQVVMDEFHFYSEPDRGWAWQVPLIELPQAQFLLMSATLGDVTFFEKDLTRRTGRPTAVVRSAQRPVPLNFQYVLTPLHETIEDLLHGREAPIYVVHFTQAAALERAQSLMSVNVATKQEKEAIAALIGGFRFSSGFGKTLSRLVRHGIGVHHAGMLPKYRRLVEQLAQAGLLKVICGTDTLGVGINVPIRTVVFTALSKYDGTRTRILKAREFHQIAGRAGRAGYDTVGTVVVQAPEHEVENRKAVLKAGDDPKKKRKIVRKKAPDGFVSWSESTFERLVGAEPEPLTSSFQVSHAMLLNVIGRPAGGAFAAMRHLLEDNHEDRPKQLKHIKRALAMYRALVAAGVVERSGDDFRLTMDLQFNFALNQPLSPFALAAIELLDREAPGYALDVLSVIESTLDDPRQILGAQEHKARGEAIGAMKAEGIEYDERMELLEDVTYPKPLEELLEAAFLTYRRGHPWVGDYHLSPKSVVRDMYERAMTFTEYVSFYGLARSEGLVLRYLADGYKALSQTVPEEAKTEELQDLISWLGELVRQVDSSLIDEWEKLTNPDGTVQEVRVDQPPAVTRNTRAFRVLVRNALFRRVELAARRDWYSLGELDHESGWTAKEWMDALEPYFEEHSDIGTGPNARGPAFLIINVEPERWVCRQIFEDPAGDKDWGFNAEVDLAESDELGEAALTITDVGRL, encoded by the coding sequence ATGACTGCACTCACGGACCGGCTCACCTCGATCGCCGACGAAGACGAACTGTTCGACACCTTCTCCGGGTGGGCCGCCGAGCGCGGCCTGGAGCTGTACCCCGCGCAGGAGGAGGCGGTCATCGAGCTCGTCTCGGGGGCGAACGTCATCCTGAGCACGCCCACGGGGTCGGGCAAGAGCCTGGTGGCCATCGGGGCGCACCTGGTCGCCATGGCCGGCAACCAGCGCAGCTTCTACACCGCGCCGATCAAGGCGCTGGTCTCGGAGAAGTTCTTCGCGCTGTGCGAGGTGTTCGGGCCGGAGAACGTCGGCATGATGACCGGCGACGCCTCGGTGAACGACCAGGCGCCGATCATCTGCTGCACCGCGGAGATCCTCGCGAACATCGCGCTGCGCGACGGCGTGACCGCCGACGTCGGCCAGGTCGTGATGGACGAGTTCCACTTCTACTCCGAGCCCGACCGGGGCTGGGCGTGGCAGGTGCCGCTGATCGAGCTGCCGCAGGCGCAGTTCCTGCTGATGTCGGCGACGCTGGGCGACGTCACGTTCTTCGAGAAGGACCTGACCAGGCGCACCGGCAGGCCGACCGCCGTGGTCCGCTCGGCGCAGCGCCCGGTGCCGCTGAACTTCCAGTACGTCCTCACGCCGTTGCACGAGACGATCGAGGATCTGCTGCACGGCCGTGAGGCGCCGATCTACGTCGTGCACTTCACCCAGGCCGCCGCGCTGGAACGCGCGCAGTCGCTGATGAGCGTCAACGTCGCCACCAAGCAGGAGAAGGAGGCGATCGCCGCACTGATCGGCGGCTTCCGCTTCTCCTCCGGCTTCGGCAAGACGCTCTCGCGGCTGGTGCGGCACGGCATCGGCGTGCACCACGCGGGCATGTTGCCCAAGTACCGCCGGTTGGTCGAGCAGCTCGCGCAGGCGGGCCTGCTGAAGGTCATCTGCGGCACGGACACCCTCGGCGTCGGCATCAACGTGCCGATCCGCACGGTCGTGTTCACCGCGCTGTCGAAGTACGACGGCACCCGAACCCGGATCCTGAAGGCCCGTGAGTTCCACCAGATCGCGGGTCGCGCCGGCCGGGCGGGCTACGACACCGTCGGCACTGTCGTCGTGCAGGCGCCCGAGCACGAGGTCGAGAACCGCAAGGCGGTGCTGAAGGCGGGCGACGACCCGAAGAAGAAGCGCAAGATCGTCCGCAAGAAGGCGCCCGACGGGTTCGTGTCGTGGAGCGAGTCGACGTTCGAACGGCTCGTGGGCGCCGAGCCGGAGCCGCTGACGTCGTCGTTCCAGGTCTCGCACGCGATGCTGCTGAACGTGATCGGCCGCCCGGCCGGTGGCGCGTTCGCGGCGATGCGGCACCTGCTGGAGGACAACCACGAGGACCGCCCGAAGCAGCTCAAGCACATCAAGCGCGCGCTGGCGATGTACCGGGCCCTGGTCGCGGCGGGCGTCGTGGAACGCTCCGGCGACGACTTCCGGCTGACGATGGACCTGCAGTTCAACTTCGCGCTGAACCAGCCGCTGTCGCCGTTCGCACTCGCCGCGATCGAGCTGCTGGACCGCGAGGCCCCCGGCTACGCCCTGGACGTGCTGTCGGTGATCGAGTCCACTTTGGACGACCCGAGGCAGATCCTGGGCGCGCAGGAGCACAAGGCCCGCGGCGAGGCGATCGGCGCGATGAAGGCCGAGGGCATCGAGTACGACGAGCGGATGGAGCTGCTGGAGGACGTCACCTACCCCAAGCCGCTGGAGGAGCTGCTGGAGGCGGCGTTCCTCACCTACCGGCGTGGCCATCCGTGGGTCGGCGACTACCACCTGTCCCCCAAGTCCGTCGTGCGCGACATGTACGAGCGCGCGATGACGTTCACCGAGTACGTCTCGTTCTACGGCCTGGCCCGCTCCGAGGGCCTCGTGCTGCGGTACCTGGCCGACGGCTACAAGGCGCTGTCGCAGACCGTGCCCGAGGAGGCCAAGACCGAGGAGCTGCAGGACCTGATCTCGTGGCTGGGCGAGCTCGTCCGCCAGGTCGACTCCTCCCTGATCGACGAGTGGGAGAAGCTCACCAACCCCGACGGCACGGTGCAGGAGGTCCGCGTGGACCAGCCGCCCGCCGTCACCCGCAACACCCGCGCCTTCCGCGTGCTGGTCCGCAACGCCCTGTTCCGCCGCGTCGAGCTCGCCGCCCGCCGCGACTGGTACTCGCTCGGCGAGCTGGACCACGAGTCCGGCTGGACCGCCAAGGAGTGGATGGACGCCCTGGAGCCGTACTTCGAGGAGCACTCGGACATCGGCACCGGCCCGAACGCGCGCGGCCCGGCGTTCCTGATCATCAACGTCGAGCCGGAGCGCTGGGTGTGCCGGCAGATCTTCGAGGACCCGGCCGGGGACAAGGACTGGGGCTTCAACGCCGAGGTGGACCTGGCGGAGTCGGACGAGCTGGGTGAGGCGGCGCTGACGATCACGGACGTGGGCAGGCTGTAG
- a CDS encoding glutamine synthetase family protein, protein MVGEQVTRELAARLGEDGIDVVRVVFPDLLGTDRGRDVLVEHLPAVTQRGLSFCRAVYSTTPGGKTTENGGVLDAGLPDVVVVPDLDTLLPIPWEPGVAWCIGDAVSPADERPVDESPRQVLRRALEVFETTGLSPVIGPELEYFLCEPDEDRPNGWRPYCDEPGNVYATGRRGDSDGHLLRTLRTLSSAGLQTTGGNHEYAGGQFEINLVHSPAMDAADRAFRFKTSVKELARREGRLATFMAKPFNEGGGSGFHLHLSCHEKDGRNAFQAAGTSHGLSDEARWAIGGILTHAPALAALLNPTVNSYKRFGPDSLAPWLIDWGLDNRSAMLRVPAERGETTRLELRLGDASANPYLGIAGLIAATYLGIRDRIDPPRPSAGYGYDPSKAPTLPATLPDALAYLEEDTAMVEVLGKDFVRSYVDFKWEEVARFQRFVTDWEFTEYAYHL, encoded by the coding sequence GTGGTCGGTGAACAGGTGACACGGGAACTCGCGGCGAGACTCGGCGAGGACGGCATCGACGTGGTGCGCGTCGTCTTCCCCGACCTGCTCGGCACGGATCGGGGCCGTGACGTCCTCGTCGAGCACCTACCGGCGGTGACCCAGCGCGGGCTGTCGTTCTGCCGGGCCGTGTACAGCACCACGCCGGGCGGCAAGACCACCGAGAACGGCGGGGTGCTCGACGCCGGGCTGCCCGACGTGGTCGTGGTCCCCGACCTCGACACGCTCCTGCCCATCCCGTGGGAGCCGGGCGTGGCCTGGTGCATCGGCGACGCGGTGAGCCCCGCTGACGAAAGACCTGTCGACGAGTCACCGCGGCAGGTGCTGCGACGGGCGCTGGAGGTGTTCGAGACCACCGGTCTCTCGCCGGTCATCGGGCCCGAGCTGGAGTACTTCCTCTGCGAGCCCGACGAAGATCGCCCGAACGGGTGGCGGCCGTACTGCGACGAGCCGGGCAACGTCTACGCGACCGGGCGCCGCGGCGACTCGGACGGTCATCTGCTGAGAACTCTTCGAACATTGAGCTCGGCCGGCCTGCAGACCACCGGCGGGAACCACGAGTACGCCGGCGGCCAGTTCGAGATCAACCTGGTGCACTCGCCGGCGATGGACGCGGCCGACCGGGCCTTCCGGTTCAAGACGTCGGTCAAGGAGCTCGCCCGGCGCGAGGGCAGGCTGGCGACGTTCATGGCCAAACCGTTCAACGAGGGCGGCGGCTCCGGCTTCCACCTGCACCTGTCCTGCCACGAGAAGGACGGCCGCAACGCGTTCCAGGCCGCCGGCACCTCGCACGGCCTGTCGGACGAGGCGCGCTGGGCGATCGGCGGCATCCTCACCCACGCCCCGGCGCTGGCCGCGCTGCTCAACCCGACGGTCAACTCCTACAAGCGGTTCGGGCCGGACTCGCTCGCGCCGTGGCTGATCGACTGGGGGCTCGACAACCGCAGCGCGATGCTGCGGGTGCCGGCCGAACGCGGCGAGACCACCCGGCTGGAGCTGCGCCTCGGTGACGCGAGCGCGAACCCGTACCTGGGCATCGCGGGCCTCATCGCCGCCACCTACCTGGGCATTCGCGACCGGATCGACCCGCCGCGGCCCTCGGCGGGCTACGGCTACGACCCGTCGAAGGCCCCGACGCTGCCCGCCACGTTGCCGGACGCCCTGGCCTACCTGGAGGAGGACACGGCGATGGTCGAGGTGCTGGGCAAGGACTTCGTGCGGTCCTATGTGGACTTCAAGTGGGAGGAGGTGGCCCGGTTCCAGCGGTTCGTGACCGACTGGGAGTTCACCGAGTACGCGTACCACCTATAG
- a CDS encoding pyridoxal phosphate-dependent decarboxylase family protein: MDLQHWLNEALANHEKWTADFGAFTPHPSLQVDPAVFGSALAELQDRLRDNYPFFHPRYAGQMLKPPHPAAVVGYLSAMLINPNNHALDGGPATAAMEREVVAGLAEMFGYGEQHLGHLTSSGTIANLEALFVARSLHPGRGVAYSSEAHYTHSRMCGVLGIEGFPVPVDGRGRMDLDALDTLLRGGKVGTVVVTPGTTALGAIEPVHLVLEVARRYDVRVHVDGAYGGFFTLLAGTDLAPEPWEAIASCDSVVVDPHKHGLQPYGCGAVLFRDPTVGRFYLHDSPYTYFTSDEMHLGEISLECSRAGAAAAGLWLTLKLLPLTRDGLGEVLAAGRRAAVRWADLIRASDALELYQEPELDIVTYFPRTSPLVLSAVDSASHRVMETGMNAAVDPVFLSVARASKEAFAARHPEVTADVDGARVLRSVLMKPESEDHVDTLHARVLSLL; the protein is encoded by the coding sequence GTGGACCTTCAGCACTGGCTCAACGAGGCGCTGGCCAACCACGAGAAGTGGACCGCCGACTTCGGCGCCTTCACACCCCACCCGTCCCTCCAGGTCGACCCCGCGGTGTTCGGCTCGGCGCTCGCGGAGCTGCAGGACCGGCTGCGCGACAACTACCCGTTCTTCCACCCGCGCTACGCGGGCCAGATGCTCAAGCCGCCGCACCCGGCCGCCGTCGTGGGCTACCTGTCGGCGATGCTGATCAACCCGAACAACCACGCCCTGGACGGCGGCCCCGCCACCGCGGCGATGGAGCGCGAGGTCGTGGCCGGGCTCGCGGAGATGTTCGGCTACGGCGAGCAGCACCTGGGCCACCTGACCTCCAGCGGCACGATCGCCAACCTGGAGGCGTTGTTCGTCGCCCGTTCGCTCCATCCGGGCCGTGGTGTCGCGTACTCCTCTGAGGCGCACTACACACACTCGCGCATGTGCGGCGTGCTCGGCATCGAGGGTTTCCCTGTGCCCGTGGACGGTCGCGGGCGCATGGATTTGGACGCCCTTGACACGCTTTTGCGGGGTGGGAAGGTCGGAACGGTCGTAGTCACACCCGGAACTACCGCTTTGGGTGCCATCGAACCGGTGCATCTTGTGCTGGAAGTCGCACGCCGTTACGACGTGCGGGTGCATGTGGACGGTGCGTACGGCGGCTTCTTCACCTTGCTGGCGGGCACCGATCTGGCGCCGGAGCCGTGGGAGGCCATCGCCTCGTGCGACTCCGTGGTGGTCGACCCGCACAAGCACGGCCTGCAGCCCTACGGCTGTGGTGCGGTGTTGTTCCGCGACCCGACCGTGGGCCGCTTCTACCTGCACGATTCGCCCTACACGTACTTCACCTCGGACGAGATGCACCTCGGTGAGATCAGCCTGGAGTGCTCACGGGCCGGCGCGGCGGCCGCCGGGCTGTGGCTCACGCTGAAGCTGCTTCCGCTGACCCGCGACGGCCTGGGCGAGGTGCTCGCGGCCGGACGGCGCGCTGCCGTGCGGTGGGCGGACCTGATCCGCGCGTCCGACGCGCTGGAGCTCTACCAGGAGCCCGAGCTGGACATCGTCACGTACTTCCCGCGGACCAGCCCGTTGGTGCTGTCGGCTGTGGACAGTGCGTCGCACCGGGTGATGGAGACCGGCATGAACGCCGCCGTCGACCCGGTGTTCCTGAGCGTGGCGCGCGCCTCGAAGGAGGCGTTCGCGGCCCGGCATCCCGAGGTCACGGCCGATGTGGACGGTGCGCGGGTGCTGCGCAGCGTGCTGATGAAGCCGGAGTCCGAGGACCACGTCGACACGCTGCACGCGCGGGTGCTGAGCTTGCTCTGA
- a CDS encoding MarR family winged helix-turn-helix transcriptional regulator: MPLHREQMAAVSNIHRAATAIRQHLENSVLRTSDLTWTGFVVLWVVWIWGEMETRYVAEEAGISKGTLTGVAKTLQSRGLLERMGHPTDGRLAVLRLTPEGEELMADLFPKFNEEEVFVSDPLESSEAQSLAEMLRRMVTHLEANGEQRRLDLRGDTPLPPRRSGRRAKHG, translated from the coding sequence GTGCCGCTCCATCGCGAGCAGATGGCGGCGGTGTCGAACATCCACCGCGCCGCCACCGCGATCCGCCAGCACCTCGAGAACTCGGTGCTGCGCACCAGCGATCTGACCTGGACCGGCTTCGTCGTGCTCTGGGTCGTGTGGATCTGGGGCGAGATGGAGACGCGCTACGTCGCCGAGGAGGCCGGCATCTCCAAGGGCACCCTGACCGGCGTCGCCAAGACGCTGCAGTCACGAGGCCTGCTGGAGCGCATGGGCCACCCGACCGACGGGCGCCTCGCGGTCCTGCGTCTCACCCCTGAGGGTGAAGAACTGATGGCCGACCTCTTCCCCAAGTTCAACGAGGAGGAGGTCTTCGTCAGCGACCCGCTGGAGTCGTCGGAGGCCCAGTCGCTGGCCGAGATGCTGCGCCGCATGGTCACGCACCTCGAGGCCAACGGCGAGCAGCGGCGCCTCGACCTGCGGGGCGACACGCCGTTGCCACCGCGCCGCTCCGGCCGGCGCGCCAAGCACGGCTGA
- a CDS encoding glycosyl hydrolase family 95 catalytic domain-containing protein encodes MQVYAGRTPNELKLMLSHSEVQDQREHWEAAIGLSRLPIGYLTLRFAGAITAVDWTLDLWNAELTGSVTTTQGSATFTMLVHNARSTFLASVRGAVTWGFQPLESSTTRQIRRPADYTANPAPTLGTANGVSYAAQPLHAGGGYTTAWSTRDGRFAAHVAYTHPAETHTSDAIREVRTALAIPFEVLLLQHRRWWNAYYAKSLVSVPDKLVQRFYWLQLYKMAAATRADAPVISEWGPWFPEQGNSWTAVWWNLNVQISYPLVNGSNHHELDAVTTTLKRYEHHLERNVNPAYRDGNSYAICHPGDRTLRSGPRYCGVPGVAPNDHTGNLLWACHNVWLGYRHTMDKKILKDVLFPILTKAVNYYARFLVEGADGKLHLPETRSPEYANATDTTYDLSLIRWGVRTLLSIEENPRWRDVLNRLVPYHLGPNGALIGKDVALNDSHRHFSHLLWFYPLRELTWDMAEHRDLIATTFDHWVSRREAWAGYSYGAASAMASAMGRPEEALAFLRHFLDRKQVGANAVLTENSFYREGGNLAIESPLMSGQAVLEMMVQSHNDVVRVFPSVSQTWAEASISSLRTQGAFLVDASRSGGRTDWVQVHSEAGSPLVLDHGITGEIDVRDSWGRRLDHQQRGSAIVLPLRRGQTAVVSRKGTRPNVAPRDVTANGSSSRWGLP; translated from the coding sequence GTGCAGGTCTACGCCGGGCGCACTCCGAACGAGCTGAAGCTCATGCTCAGCCACTCCGAGGTCCAAGACCAGCGCGAACACTGGGAGGCCGCGATCGGCCTGTCCAGACTGCCGATCGGGTACCTGACGCTGCGGTTCGCGGGCGCGATCACCGCCGTGGACTGGACGCTCGACCTGTGGAACGCCGAGCTCACCGGCTCGGTGACCACCACGCAGGGCAGCGCCACCTTCACGATGCTGGTGCACAACGCGCGCAGCACGTTCCTCGCGTCCGTGCGCGGCGCCGTGACGTGGGGTTTCCAGCCGCTGGAGTCCTCGACGACCCGCCAGATCCGCAGGCCGGCGGACTACACCGCCAACCCCGCGCCCACGCTCGGGACCGCGAACGGCGTCTCGTACGCCGCGCAGCCGTTGCACGCGGGTGGTGGCTACACAACGGCCTGGTCGACGCGTGACGGCCGGTTCGCGGCTCACGTGGCGTACACACACCCCGCGGAGACGCATACGTCCGATGCGATCCGTGAGGTGCGCACGGCGTTGGCGATCCCGTTCGAGGTACTGCTGCTGCAACATCGCCGCTGGTGGAACGCGTATTACGCCAAGTCGCTGGTCTCGGTGCCGGACAAGCTCGTGCAGCGGTTCTACTGGTTGCAGCTCTACAAGATGGCCGCCGCCACCCGCGCCGACGCGCCCGTGATCAGCGAGTGGGGGCCGTGGTTCCCGGAGCAGGGCAACAGCTGGACCGCTGTGTGGTGGAACCTCAACGTCCAGATCTCGTACCCGCTGGTCAACGGCTCGAACCACCACGAGCTCGACGCCGTGACGACCACGTTGAAGCGCTACGAGCACCACCTCGAACGCAACGTCAACCCGGCTTACCGCGACGGCAACTCCTACGCGATCTGCCACCCCGGCGACCGGACGTTGCGCTCCGGGCCGCGCTACTGCGGTGTGCCCGGCGTGGCGCCGAACGACCACACGGGCAATCTTCTGTGGGCGTGCCACAACGTGTGGCTGGGCTACCGGCACACGATGGACAAGAAGATCCTGAAGGACGTTCTCTTCCCGATCCTCACGAAGGCGGTCAACTACTACGCGCGGTTCCTCGTGGAGGGCGCCGACGGCAAGCTGCACCTGCCGGAGACCCGTTCACCGGAGTACGCCAACGCCACGGACACCACGTATGACCTCTCGTTGATCCGTTGGGGTGTGCGCACGCTGTTGTCCATCGAGGAGAACCCGCGCTGGCGTGACGTGCTGAACCGGCTCGTGCCCTACCACCTGGGCCCGAACGGCGCGTTGATCGGCAAGGACGTGGCGCTCAACGACTCGCACCGGCACTTCTCGCACCTGCTGTGGTTCTACCCGTTGCGCGAGCTGACCTGGGACATGGCCGAGCACCGGGACCTGATCGCGACGACGTTCGACCACTGGGTGTCGCGCCGGGAGGCGTGGGCCGGCTACAGCTACGGCGCCGCGTCCGCGATGGCGTCGGCAATGGGACGGCCGGAGGAGGCGCTGGCGTTCCTCCGCCACTTCCTCGACCGCAAGCAGGTCGGGGCGAACGCGGTGCTGACCGAGAACTCCTTCTACCGCGAGGGCGGCAACCTCGCGATCGAGTCGCCGCTCATGTCCGGCCAGGCCGTGCTGGAGATGATGGTCCAGTCGCACAACGACGTCGTGCGCGTGTTCCCGTCCGTGTCGCAGACGTGGGCTGAGGCGTCCATCTCGTCGTTGCGCACACAAGGCGCGTTCCTGGTCGACGCGTCACGGTCGGGCGGACGGACCGACTGGGTGCAGGTGCACTCGGAGGCCGGGTCGCCGCTGGTGCTCGACCACGGCATCACCGGTGAGATCGACGTGCGCGACTCGTGGGGCCGGCGGCTGGACCACCAGCAGCGCGGTTCGGCCATCGTCCTGCCGTTGCGCCGGGGGCAGACGGCCGTCGTCAGTCGCAAGGGGACTCGTCCGAACGTCGCACCGCGTGATGTGACGGCCAACGGCTCGTCTTCGCGCTGGGGTCTGCCGTAA